tgtatgaggatgtacGAGGATGTACgaggatgtatgaggatgtatgaggatgtatgaggatgtacGAGGATGTACGAGGATGTACgaggatgtatgaggatgtacGAGGATGTACgaggatgtatgaggatgtatgaggatgtacgaagatgtatgaggatgtatgaggatgtatgaggatgtatgaggatgtatgaggatgtatgaggatgtatgaggatgtatgaggatgtatgaggatgtatgaggatgtacgaggatgtatgaggatgtatgaggatgtacGAGGATGTACGAGGATGTACgaggatgtatgaggatgtatgaggatgtacgaagatgtatgaggatgtatgaggatgtatgaggatgtatgaggatgtatgaggatgtatgaggatgtacGAGGATGTACgaggatgtatgaggatgtatgaagatgtatgaggatgtatgaggatgtatgaggatgtatgaggatgtatgaagatgtatgaggatgtatgaggatgtacgaggatgtatgaggatgtacgaggatgtatgaggatgtatgaggatgtatgaggatgtatgaggatgtatgaggatgtatgaggatgtacGAGGATCTatgaggatgtatgaggatgtatgaggatgtacgaagatgtatgaggatgtatgaggatgtatgaggatgtatgaggatgtatgaggatgtatgaggatgtacgaggatgtatgaggatgtatgaggatgtatgaggatgtatgaagatgtatgaggatgtatgaggatgtacGAGGATCTatgaggatgtatgaggatgtatgaggatgtacGAGGATGTACgaggatgtatgaggatgtatgaggatgtatgaggatgtacGAGGATGTACGAGGATGTACgaggatgtatgaggatgtatgaggatgtatgaggatgtatgaggatgtatgaggatgtacgaggatgtatgaggatgtatgaggatgtacgaagatgtatgaggatgtatgaggatgtatgaggatgtacgaggatgtatgaggatgtatgaggatgtatgaggatgtatgGCGGGCGGCGAGGAGCTGCTCGTGTCCCGTCAGTGTTAATACGCAACGTAAACAAGTCACAGATGTAAATACATCAGCAGAGGAGTCCGTTTTCTTCAGGGTTAGAGTCATATGGAAGAGAAGAGTCTGTTTCTGAACAGATCATAACTCAACAAtcatgaagagaaaacacaagcagagaaaACTGAaccatttaaataataattaaataagaaTTAATAACTGATCGATGGGAGAGTTTACTGACATTAACACTTTGACCTTTTTCACACATTTGTATAAGAGATAAAATTCATTCTGTGCTCAGCAAAGCAACATTAGTGAATCTAATATGTTGTTATGATGATGACATTATTAACTAGAAATTCAGTTGTtctttaataatataatataataataaaacttctCGCTGGAAAGTTCTGAAAGagaataaatctgtttttattttattttattatacagCTGCTGTGTTGATATTTATCTACATCCAGTTTaaatcttaaataaataaattcatctGAAGGATAAATTAAcaggttttaaaatgtatttctttgtgtttaggAGGAAGCGGCTGTTAATCCAGAGTTCATTATATTTACCAAGtattgtaaatataatgtatatatatatatatataacatccACATTGTTTATATTAATCTGCTGTAACTGttattgattctacagtctgAACATtattcaaaaacatttcatttatataacctttaataacttttaataaCCTTTAATAACCTTTAATAACCTTTATAAGTTCTATTAGTTTTGTTAGTTTCAAATTGATTATACAGTGATCATTTAAGGGCTAtttgaaatattgattattaaaTATCGATCTCTGATATCTATCTATCAGTCTGTCAGGAGTCAGACTGACATCACCTCCAACCAGTATGTAACCAGTATGTAACCAGTATGTAACCAGTATGTAACCAGTATGTAACCAGTAGGAAGactgagtttagtttagtgttgatgcaacacatttctattttatgATCATTGTTTTATCCATAAACATGAACCAAATCAATAATAAGACAATAAATCTGGAGAAGACGTCCAGTGATGATCAAACACCTGCTGGAACAGACGGCGACTCGTAGCTGAACATCTGACGTATCCGTTAGTCTTTAAGCTCTTTACGTCTAATAGTCTTTAAGTTCCTTTCAATTAAAAGACGAGCAGCAAATATCACagaagctgaagctgaagctgaTCTTAATAAAGGTTTAAGGAGGCGGAGTGAAAACCTCGAGGTACGACCATCATCAGAACTTTTACACTGTTTGTGTTCAATGTTCAACCTGCAGATGAAGCTGTGAAGTGCTGCTTCGCCTTCTTTCCTCGCCTGCTCTTCTTTGCAGATTAGCGGTTTCTGTTCGCTTTCAGATGTCTTCCCTCACTGGCGGTgcgcccgaatacaaatacgttattcagcaaagcacaaatagtgaatttaatatgaatatttgtttcatacatatACTAGCtcgcaggtcggttacatcactatctcagtgtctctcctctgctccgctgtgacgtctatcagcaggtctcagtgaggggagtcacatccacctgctgcatgacgcacatttccttattatgacatcagtcctggagttgggggtgttaccaagagactctccataacctgttgttcctcttctcctttccacaaagttaggttgtaaaaaaataggcaataaatgaaaagagcaaaacaagaatcacctttgaagttcttctacatgttccaggctgtgctgtctgtgtgttatgggtgtataaacaggtagaggtctgtctgcagggaggtgatgagtaaagttttatctcagtagtcagcgcagtcgtctctccagttagagacccggtgtggggacgtcgtccttcataaggtagtttattcatgaacacttatttaacttatttaatatcctaaaattaaagcGTAATTTGCGTAAacgcctatttccacttttattccaataaaaatatgaataaaatgctGTCtcaacagatacaaacacaaatagtgGTCTCTGCACATCCCGTACTACTAGTTTAGTGAAGAGGATTATGATGATTGactctttctttttcaaacTTTTAGATGAAGACACCATCTTCTCTTGTATGTTTCTTGGTTCAGTATGTGTCCCTTCATGTCATCGTTTTCCTTTCTGCACTCTTAACTGCACTGTTTTAGCTGTCGCAGCTAGCAtgttgctgtgctgctgctagcatgttgctgtgctgctgctagCATGTTGCTGTGCTGCAGCTAGCATGTTGCTATGCTGCTGCCAGCAtgttgctgtgctgctgccagcatgttgctgtgctgctgctagcatgttgctgtgctgctgccagcatgttgctgtgctgctgctagcatgttgctgtgctgctgctagcatgttgctgtgctgctgccagcatgttgctgtgctgctgctagCATGTTGCTATGCTGCTGCCAGCAtgttgctgtgctgctgccagcatgttgctgtgctgctgctagCATGTTGCTATGCTGCTGCATCTGACCACTAACTTCCTCCGTGTGGTCGTCCACACACGTTTTCCAAATGAGTCGATAACTTTCAATATCGTTTCCACTGATGTGTTTGTAGCCTCCTCTGAAACGAACCTTTTGCTTTCTTCTCCATGTGGTATCTGTCGGCGTCTCGTCATAACTCTGCCCTGAACCGTCTTTGAACGGGAGGGTTTAAGAGACTGAAGGCTTCGTATTTTTTATCATACTTTGGGCAGAGTTGTGTTGTCGATAAGTATTATGTCGGGACTCTTTGCGGAGCACGGAGGGATGTGACTGCTCAGCACGCCATCCAACCAGACgccattttccctgaaatgatacaaggtcttgaggtgggaaactGGCGCTACAGATTTTCCTGAACATGGATCCCTGCTCCcgttcacacatgaccccagGCAGGACTGCCTGTAGAAATACTGGATTCAGCTTTGGATCTGCTAAAAGTTTGAGTCAAAACGTTTGAAGACGCTGACGTGTAAAATCTGATGTTAACGTTCGCTTTGTTGTTTCTGGTCGTGCAGGAACTAAAGAGACGGCGTTCTTGTATGCGGTGATGGCGGCAGGGCTGGTCCACGCCGTCACGCGCTCCTGCAGTCAGGGCAACCTGACGGAGTGCGGCTGCGACGCCCGGCGGCAGGGCGGCGGCTCGCCGGCCGAGGGCTGGCACTGGGGCGGCTGCTCCGACCACATCCAGTACGGAACCTGGTTCAGCAGGAAATTCATCGACGGCGCCCCCAAAAACACGTCGACAGCTCGAGGAGGATACACGCTGCTGACCATGAACCAGCACAACAGCGAGGCCGGACGACAGGTCAGGTTACACATGCTTCCTGCAggagtttcacattaaaagcctgcCTAAATCTGACAGCATTATTTAAACTTACATTTTACCACCGAACGCTGCAGATGATAAATTGACGTCTGTAGcaatctcttcttcttcttcttcttcttcttcttcttcttcttcttcttcttcttcttcttctctgtgtctcagGCCATCGACCGGACGATGTCCACTGACTGTCGCTGTCACGGCGTCTCCGGCTCCTGTGCGGTGAAGACGTGTTGGAGGACGATGGCGGCGTTTGAGCGTGTCGGCGTGTATCTGAAGGAGCGGTACGAGCACAGTGTCCAGGTGTCTGACAGATcgaggaggaagacgaggaggaagGAGCAGCGCCGCCTCCCCGTTGACAAACACCAGCTCATCTTCATCAACAAGTCTCCAAACTACTGCCTGGAGGACCGGCGCGTCGGCGTGTTCGGCACCAGAGGGCGCCGCTGCAACCGGACATCCAGCGGCTCCGATGGCTGCAACCTGCTCTGCTGCGGCCGCGGATACAACACGCACCTGGTCAGACACGTCCAGCGCTGCGAGTGCAAGTTCGTCTGGTGCTGCTACGTCCACTGCAGGCGCTGCGAGAGCATGAACGACATGCACACCTGCAAATAGACACGAGTCACACCTGCAACTAAAcacgagtcacacctgcagataaacacgagtcacacctgcaactaaacacgagtcacacctgcagataaacacgagtcacacctgcaactaaacacgagtcacacctgcagataaacacgagtcacacctgcagataaacacgagtcacacctgcagataaacacgagtcacacctgcaactaaacacgagtcacacctgcagataaacacgagtcacacctgcaactaaacacgagtcacacctgcagataaacacgagtcacacctgcagataaacacgagtcacacctgcagataaacacgagtcacacctgcagataaacacgagtcacacctgcagataaacacgagtcacacctgcagataaacacgagtcacacctgcagataaacacgagtcacacctgcaactaaacacgagtcacacctgcagataaacacgagtcacacctgcaactaaacacgagtcacacctgcagataaacacgagtcacacctgcagctaaacacgagtcacacctgcagataaacacgagtcacacctgcagataaacacgagtcacacctgcagataaacacgagtcacacctgcaactaaacacgagtcacacctgcagataaacacgagtcacacctgcagataaacacgagtcacacctgcagataaacacgagtcacacctgcaactaaacacgagtcacacctgcagataaacacgagtcacacctgcaactaaacacgagtcacacctgcagataaacacgagtcacacctgcaactaaacacgagtcacacctgcagataaacacgagtcacacctgcaactaaacacgagtcacacctgcagataaacacgagtcacacctgcagataaacacgagtcacacctgcagataaacacgagtcacacctgcaactaaacacgagtcacacctgcagataaacacgagtcacacctgcaactaaacacgagtcacacctgcagataaacacgagtcacacctgcagataaacacgagtcacacctgcagataaACACGAGTCACACCTGCAACTAACCACGAGTCACACCTGCAACTAAACACGAGTCACACCTGCAACTAAACACGAGTCACACCTGCAACTAAAcacgagtcacacctgcagataaacacgagtcacacctgcagataaacacgagtcacacctgcaactaaacacgagtcacacctgcagataaacacgagtcacacctgcaactaaacacgagtcacacctgcagataaacacgagtcacacctgcaactaaacacgagtcacacctgcagataaacacgagtcacacctgcagataaacacgagtcacacctgcagataaacacgagtcacacctgcaactaaacacgagtcacacctgcagataaacacgagtcacacctgcagataaacacgagtcacacctgcagataaacacgagtcacacctgcaactaaacacgagtcacacctgcagataaacacgagtcacacctgcaactaaacacgagtcacacctgcagataaacacgagtcacacctgcaactaaacacgagtcacacctgcaactaaacacgagtcacacctgcaactaaacacgagtcacacctgcaactaaacacgagtcacacctgcagataaacacgagtcacacctgtaaataaagaaaatattattaaaaacagacGAGCTGCAGAGACAAACTCATCAGATTCTCCTTCGACCAATCAGGAACCTTCGTACAACCTCAGACTGTGATTGGTGGTAAAATGACTTTATATAAACTGACGAACGAAGAGGAAATCCTTCagtttggtgtttgtgtgaCGTTTAAACTGTAGTGAACTTCCTGTTGAGGACGTTCGGCGTCTGCGGCGCCACCAGCAGCAGAATTCAAACTTCAGAATCTTTAATCAgaagaaacaaaataacaaacgTTTCAGTAAAAAGAATCAAAACGTCTGAAAcatcaataatataaaaaatgatgaaatgtttttgtattttttgcaataaatgattatttatatataaatatttgtgtttgatttttactgcagtctgtaatattctgaacaaaaaacacaatattttatatttacagttttgtaAACGTTTAGTTTTATTCTGTCGTGAATATTTATAATCctgaaaaaacagattaatgtaacaaaacaaacaacatgaaaaccataaaaatcaaagaacaactcagtaaaaatgaaattatttcaacagtttgctgaaaaacagaagcagatttTGGttgtttattaaatattaaagaactttaacgattaattgattaacaaaaaaaaaaacaatcagcaactattttgataattgatttatcatttaagtctttatttcaagcaaaaatatttaatattttatttattttattctatttatgtatttatttatttgtttatgtaaatacaaacaacataaaaacagtttgtatgaagacaaaatacaaacaagagaaaacaaacaacatgaaacagtttcctgaaaaacagactttggttttcctgtttttgaagctttcagccacatctcatGGCCTTCTCAGTGGATGCAGTTGTCATGGCAACGGTCACTTTTTATAGTTTCAGCTTTCATCTTCTCACTAAAATCTCTCATTTCTTCATTTCCAGCTACAATAATccaacagagagaagagagagagtgacaccatctgtttattgtttcagctgtgacttcctgtctgtgatgtcatcactctgctgccccctgctggacaaaccagacaaaaaaactacaaaaaactacaaagacCAACTTTACTGagagatgaataaaaaaaatacacagaagattaaaacatgtttaatattctcacttataaaaacatgtttgttattataattatcattcATGAGTTTAATTATAACCTTTCACAGGGTTTAATTACAAAATGCAtttgtaatcaaataataattgatacattttaaaattgaaaaaagatGAATATAATTAGTACGTAAAACtatatatttcaattaaaaaattaaatgcaatAAAGGGATAAAAGTCAACTTTAAAATTAAACGtccaaaaaatcaattttctatttacaatttaaaatatttgaaatataatcttactgaaaatattgattaaacaaTTGATTAACTTTCCTTCTTGTGCCTGAGCCAATAGGAGGCTCTTTCCACTGCAGAAATGACTTCCTGTGATGGTCTTTGGCCCTCTGGACTCTTTGCTGGCTGATGTAATAATTAGGTTCGTTCCCATGACGAACAAGATGTGAGATATGGTGCATCCCATCATGAAGCCTTTCTCAACAAGCCGCCACTCTGCTGTGAACCTGGCGGACTGAAGTCGACCCATACGCAGTAACACAGTCGAGCCTTTTCTCTTGGCTTCCTGGATGAGTCAGCAGAGATGGTCCTGTGTGCTCCAACCACCCAGAGAACCCTTCAACACCACCCATCGGAGTAGATGTGTCAACATGAAGGTGAGTATAGAAAAGAAGATCTTTCCCTGCACACCGAGCAGAGAGATGGTCCAGAACTGGCTGATCTGTGTGGAGTCCAGCGCTTTGGGGACAAAGCACCTTCTGGTCTTTAGCAGCTCGCTGGAGCAGCGTCCCTGGACCAAATTCTCCATATAAGCTTCCAAAGCCTTCGGAGGAAATCGGGGCATTTCTTGTGTACTTTGTACGGTATACTGCTGAGACCCGGAGCAGATGATGATCTTCTGGACCTTTCTCCGGGATGGGGGTTCTGTGCTGAGGGGTATTGTTGGTTTATCGATGGTGCGaaggttattttcttgatgaatcgCTGAAGGTTTCCTTGACAAAATCATCCACTTCCTCCTTTGAGCTTGTAAGACTGCCAGACTTCCCCAAGGAGAGATCTGGTGAAGCGATACGATACGTCTTACCTCTTCAGTCTCTTCTTGTTCCGATCAGCTGCTCTCTGAGGCTGttagttattttatttcttctttttcctcagtTCTGGCCATTTTAAACTGTTAGTTTAGGTTTTGGtcttagttgtttgtttttccagtctGACTCCTTCTGTTCTGAAGCTTTCTTTGGTCAGTCAGTGAGTCGAATATAATAATGCTCAAAGTGCTTAttagtaaaatataaaagtttaaatcattagaaacaaaaaaacagacaatttaaacaaccatcaaaatattaaaacacactgaaaaagaaggtagaaattaaattaataatgagTAATAATAAAGGTGTAATACAATGAatataacacattaaaatagaaatacaagatttaaaacatcaacagaatTAGTTTGATTCTAAAAACTGACAGAACTCAAATCTGTCTTTGACTTTTggtgaaatgtgtttaaaatgaagCAGCAGACATGTggaataatatttaataataatatttatttatgtatttaagaACAGAGTCGAGCTGCTAGAAGAACATGTGACACAGTAGACGTAAAGAAATATAAGTTGAGTTTGGTTCGTCCTGTTTAATGCTGCTCAGcagaaaacagtgtgtgtgtgtgtgtgtgtgtgtgtgtgtgtgtgtgtgtgtgtgtgtgtgtgtgtgtgtgtgtgtgtgtgtgttatcagcaGTGTGTGATGACAGAGCAGAAAGTTTCAGGAAAGAGAAAACAGCGACAGGTTCTTAGTTACAGTCCAGGATTTCCTGCTATTCTCtgtctctgcacacacacacacacacacacacacacacacacacacacacacacacacacacacacacacacacacacacacacacacacacacacacacacacatacacacacaccagctgattgacagtaaaaactaaaattaaaacaagcagaaataaacTGACACATTTAATGAGCCCAGACagatttattcatatttattcatatttgacTTTTATTACCTCGTTAAAGCTTCTGAACCtttaatctgtaaatattgtcGATGTTTCCTGCGTCGCTGTAAAGTTCTCAGTGTttcgattggctccaaactagctgtgatgtcatgaaTCCTGCAGGTACGTCCAGGTGTTATTAGAGGGCAGATATCACAATAATAACCAgcgtcttctttcttttctttgtttgttttttgaagatTTAATTGCGTCACTTTGACTTTTGAACCCAAAGAACACAGATAAATCCTCTTCAGTCAGATGgaaattacaaatgtttaacTACTAAAACACTCCATCAGTCACACCAGAAGATTAGTTCTCAACCTTTGCAGTGACTGAAGAgaatttgttgcatttttattaGATTCTATCAGGATTTCCTCTTCAGTACGGATGAGATCTTCATCTCCTCTAATacgatgatgctgatgatgacgTCTCAGCTGACCTTCATCAGgctgaaaacacagatttacaAAGAGTTTAAGACAGTTTGTCACATTAACAGAGTTTATTGCAACAAACCTCAAAGTTCTtgcattaaatgttaaatttgtaaatcttaatatttttcacgtatttattcatttaatgttgttgtttccaACCTGTAGATTGTGAGATTTAATCCTGTAAACTAGAATATTTGTCACAGTAACACAGCCAGTAACGAGGAGTCACATGTCGTCATCTGACTGAACGTTAGACCAGAATCAGCCTTTCAAACCGCAGCACGGCAGGTTTATTTAGTCTCGTGTCCTTAAAACAGCTCCAATAATTCAACGTTCAACAAAGTCTGAATCTGTGATTTAATGTCGTCTGCATGAAAGTTACatcagtgtgtaaaaaaaacatgagtcagCGGTTTGCTTTGAGCTCTTCAGGAAGCACATGGAGGGGGGGCTGAAAGTgccgggaggaggaggaggaggaggaggaggaggaggaggaggaggaggaggaggaggaggaggaacaacCAGACGCTGAAAAGGACGAGAGACTCTGAGAGCAGATCAGACAGACGAGGACAGAAGACATGGAGACGAGTCAGCTGCTGCTCATCTCtctgatgatgacgatgatgatgatgatgaaggaacCGACGATGACCTCAGCTGCTTCTCAACAGGTAACATCATCcatctattcattcatttatgtcATGTTTCATTAACTTTCacctttaaaaa
This genomic window from Thunnus maccoyii chromosome 23, fThuMac1.1, whole genome shotgun sequence contains:
- the wnt16 gene encoding protein Wnt-16; the encoded protein is METRSCGVRHMCTLTLLLASVCPLCCRASWVRLGLTPAGVPEKLGCSSPPLSPKQRELCRKKPFLLPSIQDGARLAVTECQSQFRHERWNCSTGDRQSVFGHELTSGTKETAFLYAVMAAGLVHAVTRSCSQGNLTECGCDARRQGGGSPAEGWHWGGCSDHIQYGTWFSRKFIDGAPKNTSTARGGYTLLTMNQHNSEAGRQAIDRTMSTDCRCHGVSGSCAVKTCWRTMAAFERVGVYLKERYEHSVQVSDRSRRKTRRKEQRRLPVDKHQLIFINKSPNYCLEDRRVGVFGTRGRRCNRTSSGSDGCNLLCCGRGYNTHLVRHVQRCECKFVWCCYVHCRRCESMNDMHTCK